The genomic interval GAGTGTAAAGAGATTGGACGATCCTGAGATGACGGCGCCTGTGCCTGCAACGGGGGAGATGGCGGCCAGCGTGATCCCCGAGCCCGCTGCGGCAGAAGTGGATAACGCCAGGTCCCCCATCCTTGCCGGTCTTGTCGGCTCGGTCCTGATGGTGTTCGGATCCCTCGGCGTCGGCTGGCTGGCCCCCGTTTCCGAACTCCGCCGCGTACCGATCTTTATCTGGATGCGGACGGAGGCCATCGGCGTTGCCCTGGCCATCGTGCTGGTTGCGGTAGGCGGCATGCTCCTGGTCCGCTCCTGGCTGAGGCTCGGCCAGCGGGTCCGCGTATGGGGGCCGGCGGCGCGAAAGGCAACGCTGCAGGCCATCGCAGCATGGGGCCTGCCGTTGATGTTCACCGTCCCGCTCTTCAGCCGCGACGTGTACGCCTACATTGGTCAGGGCAGGCTGATGGTGGAGGGGTTCAACCCCTACGAGAACGGCATTTCGGCGTTGTCCAACTATTTCCAGCTTGGCGCCGACAAACAGTGGACTGAAGCTCCCGTGCCGTACGGCCAGCTGTTTCTGTGGATCGAGCAGTTTGTGGTCTGGTCCACCAACGTCCAGCCCGAGGCCAGCGTGATGCTTTTCAGGCTCGTGGCGCTGTTTGGTGTGGTCCTCTGTGTCATCTACGTGCCCAAGCTGGCCGAGCTTCACGGCGTCAATCCGCACCGCGCCTTGTGGCTCACCGCGGCCAACCCCCTGTTCCTCACCAACTTCATCGCCAGCGTCCACAACGATGCCCTCATGATCGGGTTGGCCCTTGCCGGGCTGTACTACGCGGCCACCAGGCGCGTGGTGCTGGGCATAGTCCTCGTGACCCTTTCCATCGCCGTCAAGCCCATCACCATCGTTTTCCTGCCGTTCATCGGCCTGATCTGGGCAGGCAAGAACGCCGGCTGGCCGCGGAAATTCCTGTTCTGGGGACTGACCGGAGGGCTGAGCCTGGCCATTCTGTACGGCCTGAGCCTCGTCAACGGGTTCGGCTTCGGCTGGATCAATGGGCTGTCCGCCCCTGGCAGCCTCTTCATTTGGTACGCGCCGGTGGGCTTGGTGGGGCTGATGGTCGCTTCCGTGTCGAACGCCTTCGGCCTCGACGGGTGGACGCTCGCCGACTGGGTGTTCGACGCCGGCAAACTACTTGCCGTAGGCATCGTCGCCTTCCAGATCTTCAGGGGTGAGCATGAGCGGCTGATCCGCCGCCTCACCTTGGGCTTTGCGGCCATCGTGGTGCTGGCGCCGATGATCCAGGCCTGGTACGTGGTGTGGCTCATCCCGCTGTTCGCGGTGACAGGCATCCGCAATGACTGGCAGGTCAAGGCCCTGTATTTCATCGTGTCGTTCTTCATGATCTACGCCATTTCTGACCAGCTGGAGGTATTTCCCTACCTCCAGACCGAGGACCTCGGACTTGCCCTGGTCCTGGCCCGCTTCGCGGCGGCGATTACCGGCCTGCTTTTTGCCATGTACCTGATCTTCATGGATCCGGACACCAAAAGGCTTTTCCGGAAGCCGGCCGAACCGGTGACCGAACGCCCCGTTATCTAGTCTCCGCAGGCGCGGTTATCCGGCGCCGGTGATTCCCGCCGTCGTGCCCTGTTCCAGATGCCGCAAGGCTTCCTTCCGGGACAGCGGACTCAACCGCGTGCCCTTTTCCACCACGAAATCGTGTACCCACTCCGGGTCCGTTTTGGCGTATTCACGAAGCGCCCAGCCAATGGCCTTCCGGATGAAAAACTCCGGGTCCGCCAGATTCGGCTCAATGACAGCCCGCAGCAGGTCCTGGTCCGTGCTGGCCTTGGCCTTCAACTGCGAGGTGATGGCCGACCGCCGGATCCAGAAGTCCTGGTCCGTGCTCCAGGCCAGCAGGAGTTCGGTCATCATGGGCCGGTGGGCCTGAAGAAGCCCGCCGATACGATGCGACACCCCATCCACGAAATCCCACCACGCGCCGGTGCGGATGATCTCCTCATAGACAGGGAGCATCAGCTGGTCACGGGCCACCAACCGGAGGCTTGTCAGGTCAATGGCCGCATAGCGTTCCTCGCGTACAGTGGAGCCGCGCCAGAGTTCCAGCACCGTGGCCCGCAACTGGCCCGCCGACGTAACGGGATGGACGGAAGCAGCGGCCAGCGCCAGCCGCCTGACTTCCGGGACTCTGACGCCCAGTGACGGCAGAGTGGACTTCATATACGCCTGCGCGCCAGTGGCCCGCACCGGGTCCGTCCGCTCCCGCAGCGCCGCGCGCACGGCATCCAACAACTCGCGGTTCGGAGTCTCCGTGACCGGTGCGTCCGTGTCCAGCGATTCGTCATTCGGCGGCATTCGGTCCATGGTGCAACTTTAGCGAGGTGCCGGCGGCCTGGATGTCGGCCGGTCCATCCTCAGCGGGACGGCTCTAGAGTGGGACCAGACAAACTGCACGTTCCCGTGAACCGTGCCACCCGACGTCGGAGGTTCCCTGCATGTCCATGATCAAGACTCCCGAGCAGATTGCCCTCATGCGCGAAGCCGGCCGGGTGGTGGCCAATACGCTGGCGGCGGTGCGTGAGGCCGCCGGAGTGGGTGTCACCCTGCGTGACCTCGATGCGCTGGCCGCCGAGACGATTGCCACGGCGGGAGCCACACCGGCCTTCCTGGACTACCACCCGCGCTGGGCCGCAGTTCCGTTTCCTGGCGTGATCTGCACAAGTGTGAACGACGCCGTGGTCCACGGAATCCCCGACGACTACAAACTCCAGGACGGTGACCTGCTCAGCGTGGATTGCGGGGCATTCCTGGAGGGCTGGTGCGGCGATGCGGCCGTCAGTTTCATTGTGGGAACACCCGATCCTGTGGACCAGGCCCTCATTGATGCCACGGATGCCGCCTTATCCCGCGGGATCGAGGCAGCCCGGATCGGCAACAAAATGGGCGATCTTGCCTACGCGATCGGCGGCGCCGCGCGGCGGGCGGGCTACGGTCTGCTGGCTGACCACGGCGGCCACGGGATCGGCCGCACCATGCACGCCGAACCGCCGGTGCCCAACGACGGCAGGCCGGGGCGCGGGATCAAGCTCACCGACGGGCTGGTCATGGCCATCGAGCCCATGCTGATCCTGGGCCGCAAGGACGACTACTATCAGGACGACGACGGATGGACGCTGCGTTCCGCCAACGGCCGCCGGGCCGCCCACAGCGAACACACAGTGGCCATCACTGCCGATGGCCCGCTGATCCTTACGCTCCCTTAGGTCCTGTGAGGCTCAGGCGCACCACGGCCCGCCCTGGGACGCCGCTGCTGGCCACGGTGAACCCGGCGCGCAGGAAGAGGTTCAGCGTGCCGTGGTAAAAGTCTGCGGGTCCCGCTTTGGGCCGCTGCTCGCGGTCCACCGGGTAGCCTTCCACAACGTCGGCACCATTGAGCCGGGCATGCTCGACGGCGGCGCGCAGCAGCGCGGCTGCCACACCGCTCCGGCGGTGGCCGGCGGCGACCACGAAGCAGGTCACTGACCACACGCTGTCGGCCGCATCCGGTGGTGCTGTTTCGGAATCGGGCGGCGCTGATTCCTCCGCTTGCCGAAGCACGCGGGAGCGAAGCACACGTGGATAACAGGTCCGTGGCTCCACGGCGCACCAGCCCACGGGCTGACCGTCGACGAAGGCGAGGACGCCGGGGGCGGGGGAGCCGCCGTCGAACTTTTCCTTCAACTGTGCCTTGCGGGCGGCCGGATCCAGCGCCGAGTACTCCGGACCCGTGAGGGCAAAGAACCGGCACCAGCAGCGGGACGGCTCACCGGGTCGGCCGAACAGCCGCTCGACCCCGTTCCACTCCGCCGCGGCCGTCGTCAGGCCGGTTGCGGGCCCGTCCGTCATGCTGGTCAGGCCACCGACTCGGCGCTGCTCGGGTGTGCCACCTCGGTGCTGCGCCGGAGTATGACCTGGCCGGATATCGGGGGCGATCCGGCATCGTCGGCGGACGGGCCGGCTGCGCTGCTGGCGGCCTGCCGTCCGATCTCCTCCAGGGGAAGGTGCACCGTGGAGAGGGCCGGCCGGAAATCGCGCAGAGTCTCAATATCGTCGAAACCGGCAACGGCGGCGTCGCGCGGGATCCGCAGTCCCTGGGAGAGCAGTGCGGCGGCGGCCCCGATGGCCATAACGTCGTTGACGGCAAAGATGCAGAGCCGTTTTGTCTCGGTCCCGGGTTGGGACGCTGTGATCCGTGCAGCCAGGGCGAGGCCGGCCTCGAAGCCGCCCGCACGGGTGAAGTCCGTGCGGATGACGTCCGCGGCAGGCAGGCCGGCGCTGGCAAGGCCGCGCTGGAACCCACGGATCCGGTCGTCGGAGGTGAACAGCCCTTCCGGGCCGCCGACGATCACGAAGTCTTCTTCCCGCGACGCGGCCAGCTCAGCTGCGAGCTGCGCGGCGAGCTCCTCATTGGGCACACTCACCACGTGGTAGCCGTCGGCTGCCGCGGCGCCCACAATACCGTGGCCGATCACGCCCACGTGGCCGCCGTTGCGGCAGTAGCGGTCCAGTTCCGCAGCGAGTTCGGTGTTGCCTTCCCGGTCCTCGGTGCGGGAGGTCCGTGATCCTGCGATCACGATGGAATCGGCGCGGCGTGCGGCGAAGGCAGCCACGGCTTCCTTCTCACTGTCCGGAGCGCCTTCAGTGGTGGCCAGCAGCACCATCTTGTGCTGTTCCCTCGCGGCATCCTGGACGCCGCGGGCAATGGCTGCGAAGTACGGATCGGCAATGTCATGCACGATCAGCCCGATCAGCCCGGAGCTGGACTTGGCCAGCCCCTGCGCCTGGGCGTTGGGAATGTAGCCGAGGGATTCGGCAGCCTGGCGCACCCGGTCCGCAATATCCTTGCCGGGTATCCGGGCGGAGCCGTTCAGCACGCGGGAGGCGGTGGCCGGCGACACGCCCGCCAGCCGGGCCACCTCGGTGAGGGTACTTGCAGCCACAACTTCTCCCGTTCATACAGACGTTCAGCGCCGTTAGCGCCGCTTTCAGTATGGCAGTTTGAGGATACTTTGGGAAAGCGCTTGCCAACCCGAAGGGGAGCGGTGCATGATGGACGCAGTGGGAATGCGCTTTCCCAATTCAGCTTGAGTAACACTGCTCACTCACCGTGGAGGACACATGGGCTTCGAAACAAAGACGATCCGTATCGCCATGAACGGCATCACCGGCCGGATGGGCTACCGCCAGCACCTGCTGCGTTCCATCCTTCCCATCCGCGACGCCGGGGGCTTCACGCTGGAGGACGGTACCAAGGTCCAGGTGGAGCCGATCCTGGTCGGCCGCAATGAAGCCAAGATCCGCGAGCTGGCAGAACTGCACAAGGTGGCCGAATGGACCACGGACCTGGATTCCGTGATCAATGATCCTTCGGTGGACATCATCTTTGATGCGTCCATGACGAGCCTCCGCGCCGCCACGCTGAAGAAGGCCATGCTGGCTGGCAAGCACATCTTCACCGAGAAGCCCACGGCGGAATCCCTGGAAGAAGCCATCGAGCTGGCCCGCATCGGCAAGGAAGCCGGCGTCACCGCCGGCGTTGTGCACGACAAGCTGTACCTCCCCGGCCTGGTCAAGCTCCGCCGTCTGGTGGACGAAGGCTTCTTCGGCCGCATCCTCTCCATCCGCGGCGAATTCGGCTACTGGGTCTTCGAAGGCGACGTCCAGGCAGCGCAACGACCGTCCTGGAACTACCGCAAGGAAGACGGCGGCGGCATGACCACGGACATGTTCTGCCACTGGAACTACGTCCTGGAAGGCATCATCGGCAAGGTCAAGAGCGTCAACGCCAAGACCGCCACCCACGTCCCGGCCCGCTGGGACGAGGCAGGCAAGGAGTACAGGGCCACCGCCGACGACGCCTCCTACGGCATCTTCGAACTCGAAACGCCGGCAGGCGAGCCGGTCATCGGCCAGATCAACTCCTCCTGGGCTGTCCGCGTCTACCGCGACGAGCTTGTGGAATTCCAGATCGACGGCACGCATGGTTCCGCCGTTGCCGGCCTGAACAAGTGCGTAGCCCAGCAGCGTGCCCACACCCCCAAGCCCGTCTGGAACCCGGACCTGCCCGTCACGGAATCCTTCCGCAGCCAGTGGCAGGAAGTTCCCGCCAACGCCGAGCTGGACAACGGCTTCAAGCTGCAGTGGGAAGAGTTCCTGCGCGACGTGGTGGCCGGCCGCGAGCACCGCTTCGGCCTGCTGTCCGCCGCCCGCGGCGTCCAGCTCGCCGAGCTTGGCCTGCAGTCCAACGACGAACGCCGCACCATCGACATCCCGGAGATCACGCTCTGATGACTTCCCTGATCCTTCCCACCCACGACGGCGGCACCCGCGAGTACCGCCTCCAGGGCGGCGTGTCGTGGGCACGCCCCACCGCCCCGCTCACGTCGCGCCGCGCGTACGCGGCCGCGCACGTCATTCCCGAGGTCCTGGCGGACAACACGCCAGGTGCCCCGGCCAGCCTCGACTGGGACGCCACCCTGGCGTACCGGCACGAACTCTGGTCCTACGGCCTGGGTGTTGCGGATGCCATGGACACCGCCCAGCGCGGCATGGGCCTGGACTGGGCCGCAACCCAGCAGCTCATCAAGCGCACCGGTGTGGAGGCCGCTTCGGTGGTCACCGCCGGTGGCCCCGCTACCGCCGGCAAGACCGTCCGCGACCTGGTCTCGTGCGGTGCCGGCACCGACCAGCTGGAGCTCGCCACACTGCCCACCGGCACGGCAGGTCTTGCCGCCGTCCTGGACGCCTACCGCGAGCAGATCGCCGTCGTCAGTGAAGCCGGACCCAAGATCATCCTGATGGCTTCCCGAGCGCTGGCCCGCGTGGCCAACGGCCCGGACGACTACCTGCACGTCTATTCGACGCTGCTGCAGGAAGTGGACCAGCCCGTCATCCTGCACTGGCTCGGGACCATGTTCGATCCCGCGCTGGCCGGATACTGGGGTTCGGACGACGTCGCTGCCGCGACAGAGACGTTCCTGTCGCTGATCCGCGAGCACGCGGACAAGGTGGACGGCGTGAAGGTGTCCCTGCTGGACGCTGCGCATGAGGTTGCCCTGCGCGCCGCCCTTCCGGAAGGCGTCCGCCTCTACACCGGCGACGACTTCAACTACCCGGAACTGATCGACGGCGACGGCAGCCACCACTCGGACGCGCTGCTGGGCATCTTCGCTGCGATCTACCCGGCGGCTTCGGTTGCGCTGCAGAACTACGACGCCGGCAAGGCTGAGGAGGCGCGCGCCATCCTGGATTCCACGCGCGAGCTGGGCAAGCACATCTTCAGCGCCCCCACGTTCTACTACAAGACCGGGATCGCCTTTATGTCCTGGCTTAACGGCAAGCAGCCCGGGTTCCAGATGGTGGGCGGCCTGCATTCGGGCCGCTCCGTCTGCCACCTGGCCAAGACCTTCGAACTTGCCGACCAGGCAGGGCTGCTGAAGGACCCGGCGCTCGCCGCGTTCCGGATGTCCGACTACCTGCGCATCAACGGAGTGGGAGTATGACATCCAATTCAGAACCGTCCCCTTTTTCACGGCTTTCCCTGAACAGCGCCACCACCAAGAAGCTGACGCTTGCCGAAGTTGTTGATGGCTGTGTCCGCGCCGGAATCCCCGCGATCGCCCCGTGGCGCGACAGGGTTGAAGAAGCGGGGCTGGACAAGGCCGCGAAGCTGATCAAGGACGCGGGCCTCCGGGTCTCCTCCCTGTGCCGCGGCGGCTTCCTGACAGCGGCCGACGCCGAGGGCCAGGCCGCCGCCCTGGCGGACAACCGCGCGGCCGTCCTCGAAGCCGCTGCGCTGGACACCAGGGAACTCTTCCTGGTGGTCGGCGGCCTGGCGCCGGGGGAGAAGGATGTGGTGGCAGCCCGCCAGCGCGTTGCCGACCGCCTCGCCGATCTTGTCCGGTTCGCCACCGAGAACGGCATCCGGCTGGTGCTCGAACCCCTGCACCCCATGTACGCAGCGGACCGTGCCGTCATCTCGACCCTGGGCCAGGCCTTGGATCTTGCAGCCCCGTTTAATGCGCACGCGGTGGGCGTCGCCGTCGACACCTTCCACGTCTGGTGGGACCCGGACCTGAAGGCCCAGATTGAACGTGCCGGCAGGGAAGGGCGCATCGCATCCTACCAGGTGTGTGACTTCAACATGCCCATAGCGGCCGATCCGCTGCTGTCCCGGGGTTTTATGGGCGACGGCGTGATCGACTTCGCCACCATCAGCACCTGGGTCAGGGACGCCGGGTACACCGGGGACATCGAGGTTGAAATCTTCAACCAGGAGATCTGGGACGCCGACGGAGATGCTGTCATGGAGACCGTCAAGGCGCGCTACGCGGAACTCGTCCTGCCATACACCTGAGAGGCGGCATGGTCACACAAACGAAAAACACCCCGGTCTGCTGACCGGGGTGTTTTTTGCTGACCGGCCCATCCGTAACGGAGGTGCTGGCTCAACAACTTGTGCCCCAGGAGGGAATCGAACCCCCGACCGGCGGATTAGGGGTTGCTGCTTTTCGTCCTTGTTCATCCATGCTTGTTATCCGCTAGATTCCGGGGGAAACCGCCCCATATGGCGGGGTGGCATGACTGGTGTTTCTCGTCATTATTGGTTGTTTCCGGTGGGTAAGCGGTGGGTGATCCGTTAGACTCGCGGCCGTTAACAATCTCCAAGCAGGACGGCCTCACCATGAAAAGCACCGCCACCCACCCCACCGTTCCCGCCGGCTTCGTCCCGGTCCCCGATGTGATGCTGGATGTGATGCCAGACCTCCCGCCCACCCACTTCCAAGGGCCAACCGAGACCGGCGACGGCTGGATGATCGAAGCCACGTTCACCTTCGAGGACGGTATCGAGTTAGAGATCCAGCCAGCCATCGGAGACTACTCGAAGGGCGGGCTCACGCCGTCCCAGGCGATCGAAGCAGGGAAGGCGTTGGCGGGGCTCGGCGCCAAGTACGCCGGCGCCTGACCTGGCATCCGCCTAACTGATCATTCGAAGGAGCCGAGCTATGTTGTCTCTCTGAGACCGTGGCATCATCTCCGGCGACTCCGGCGTGGCAATGATGGCTTGGTAGTGCTCTTCGGTGAAGCGATAGAGCCGGCCGATCCTGCTGTGCGGCCACTGGCCAGAGTTGCACATGCGACGGACCGTGTCAGGGGACACGTTCAAGCGCGCAGCTAGCTCCGCGACCGTCAGCATGGGAGGAACTTTCATGCAGTAGACGATACGCCACGCGTACCTGGCCTCCGGCCCGCGGACGCGTAAGGCAGACTGAGAGAGTTCACGTCCACTGAGCCATTGGGGAAGACCATGCCAAACGTCCAGATTTTCACTACACCTGAACGTAGGATCCAGCGCTACAAAGTCAAAGCAACCGGCGACACCGGAACCGGCGTCAGCAGCAGTAACGGCAGCCGAAATGTTGGCCGTCTCGCGACCATCGGGCGCGAGCTCAACATACAGCTCATCGACATCTGCGACGACAAAACGGGCGAGGTCCGAACCTTCCGCGCTGAGTTCCTGGATCTGATCGAATCGGTTGAGGAATAAGAACCTACTGTTGGCCTAGGCATATCGGTCAGCAGCTGCCCCGGCACCTGACATAGGTCCGGGGCTTTTCTTACAGCTGGGCGTGAATCGGGTCGATGTGCTCGTCATCTCGGCTGTAATCCGGTGGATTTTCGCTAAACTGGCCATCCAAAATCTTCAGATCGGACATCTTCTCGGTCAGGAAGAGATGCCAAAACGGAACGGGACGCGAATTACTTGTGCCGTCGACTTGATAGCCGCGCAAGATTTCATTGCCAGTCGTGGCATGGAGCCCAAATGCCGCCGGCATAACCACACGCGGGTGCCCATCGTAGTGAAATGCAACAAGATTGCGGTTATGTATTGCCCCGGAAAGATCCACGGTATTTCCCCCAACTTTGTAATTCGCCTCCGAAATGGCGACGTTCATCAAAGCATGCCATGAGATGCCTCCGGACGATACTGTCAGTGCCCCTTGCTAGGCTCCGGACAACTGGCAACTCGGCCAGACCAAATAGACAGGTGGCCTCCACATGCTGGAGCAGTGCAAGGAATGCGGATCCGTCGCTGAAGTGAAGTTCGTGCAGCCGAGGGGACTGAAAGTCGGCCGCCGCCTCCCGGCCGCTAAGCAGCGAGTACCCTCCCGCTGCAGCAACAAAGAATGCCCCATGTCCAACCCCATGAAAGCCACGCTGGACAACTTCCGGCCGGTCGACTAGGTCGGTTCGACATTCTGGGTCGCCCTACCGCTTTTGCCGATTTCCGTGGTTAGATCAGCGTATGGGGATAAAATTGGGGAAAAGCGCAAAACTTCCGGGCGACACTCTTATCGGAACAGGCATTATCTTCTGCTTCCTGAGCGTGCTGCTCTTCATTATGGGCTCGGTCAACGGCGCAACAAATGGCTACATCCTGGGCGGCGGCGGGATCCTCGGATTGCTCATCATCTGCGTGGGCTACCTAAAGCGCATTTCCGTGGCGTTGACCGTCTCAGCCGATACGGTCTCCGAAGCATCACCGGCCGCCAAACACTAAGCCGCGCAAACGCAAAGAGCCCCCGCCGGGAATGATCCTGGCGGGGGCTCTCGTTTGGGCTTAGCGGCGGCCCTTCCGCATGTGCTGAGACATACTGTCAGCCTTGGCCAGGACCTCCGAGGCTCTGTGATCAACCTGGGCCAGCAAGTATTGCCCCGTGAAGGGGTTCTGCACGTAGGTGTCGCCCATGTGCACGGGTGCTGCAACGGCCAGTGCCGAGTCCTGGCCGTTGTATCCGCTAAACGACTGGGCCTGCCCGTACCCGCCCGTGAGGGACTTCGACGGGGCCGCATACCCGTTGTTGTAGGCGTCAAAGGTTTTGACTCCGTACTGGGCGACCTTCGAGGCGCGGATGACGTACTCACCGTTGGACAGCCGGGCGTTGATCTCATCTGAAGTCCCGGTGCCGGGACCTCGGACGTAACCCGCCATGGCGTAGCCCTTGTACTGGCCACCCTTGGCGAAGTTGATCAGCCCACCATCACGGCGGTTGAGGCTGCCTGGGGCAAGAGCCGTCATAGACGGGTCATCCGCATAGCCACCTCCATCAGCCTGCCGGTTGATGTGGTTGACGACCACGTCGACTTCCTTGCCCCTGATCCCATCAATGGCGGTCTTGATGCCCTGCGCCTTCGCCATGGTGTCCGCGTAGTTCTGGATCGCCACAGCAATTGGCACGTCTTTCGGGATCGACAGCGCCGAACGGGCAAGGTCGTCAGCCTTGGTTTCCGAAGCACCGAACGCCCGCGCTGTGTCGTACAGCGAGGTGTAGGTCTGGCCGAGTTTCACGCCCAGTTCGTCCTGCGTCGCGTTGTTGTTGGCCATTGCCTGGGTGGTGGCAATGGCTTTCTGCGCCAGTTCCCCGAACACGTCGTTTGCGCCACGGCCAGCCGCTGACGTCAAATCAAACGAGCCAGTGGCGGCATCGAGCACCGCGTTGCCGGCGGACTGCGAGGCCTTGACCTCATCGATTTTGACCTTCAGCCCATCCAGCGTCTCCTGATACGCGGCCTCCGCGTCCCGTGCGGACAGGGTGACAAGCCCGGTCTTGAACATCGCATCCAACAGCTTCGAGAGGGAGAGCACGGCGCCCTCTGCGCCGATGCCCATGTCGTCGAGCTTCTTGGTCGCCTCTTCCGTCATTTTGGCTTGGTACTCGGCTGCCTTAGCCTGCCCCTCACTGGATGCCTGCACGGCTGCCAATCGTGCCGGGATCTTGCCCAGGGCCATCTCTTCAAGCTCGTGCTGCTCCAGCTTGACCCCAAGCGCGGTTGCCTGACCCTTGAGGGCATCCGTGTACTGAGGCATGAGCTTCAAGACGTCCGCAGTGGACATGCCCATGCGGCCCTGGGCCTTTGCGGAGTTGTCTGCCTCTGCGGCGATCTTGGCGAAAGCGTCGCCGGCCTTCCCCGCTCCGCCGTTCTTGCTGATCGATGACAGGGTGGAATCGAGGCCCTGAATGTTGTCACGCATGGTGTTCAGCTTGGAGCCAGAGTTGAAGAAGTCTCCAATGGAGATGCTGAGGTCATCGAACACATCCTTTTGGGACATGCGGGCCAGGGCGTCACCAACGCCGTTGATCTGGGTGCCGAGCCCTCCGTCCCTAAAAACTGCGTCAAGGTCCTCTGTCCCCTGCCCGATGGTCAGGAGAGCCTGAGCATAGTCCTCTGTTGATTTGGCTGCCTGACCGAACATGGTCTTGCCGATGCCCCCGACAATCTGCAGACCGACGACGGCCGCGGCCGCGATGCCGGCCGCTTTCGCTACCTTTCCAAGCCCGCCAGCGAGCTTAGGTGAGGACTCAGCCAGCTCCGAGAACGCCCGTTTGGTTTCGAGGATCTTGGGGAAGGTCGTGAGGAAAGCCCCACCAACCAGTGCAGCGCCACCAGTCACGGCAGCCAAGCCAAGCCCGGTCTGCAGCAGCGGGCCAGGGATGCCGCCAACAACGTCGATCACGCGCTCGGCGCTCTGCGCCAGTGAACGGAGGACTTCATTAGCTCCGGATCCTGACTTGAGGAACACCGAATCGAGGGATCCGCCAAGCTTCTCGATGTCCCCGGCAAGGTTGTCCTGCTTAATAGCAGCTGTGGCGGCTGCGTAGCCAGAATCGTTGACCTTGGCAGTCCAATCAGCGATGCCTTTTGCGCCCTGTTCGTACAGGACGTTGGCGGCGCGAACAGCGTCTGAGCCGAAGATGATTTTCATCGACGCGTTGCGTGACTCGTCGGACACACCACGCATGGAGTCCTGTAGGACACCGGCGAACTTCGACAGGCCGATGAACTTGCCCTGCTGGTCATAAGCGGAGATCCCCAGCCTGGCCATCTCCTTTTCTGCTTCCTTCGAGTTGGGCGTAAGCGACTGCAGCATGGTCTTGAAGCTGGTTCCGGCGT from Pseudarthrobacter sp. SSS035 carries:
- the mptB gene encoding polyprenol phosphomannose-dependent alpha 1,6 mannosyltransferase MptB; translated protein: MTAPVPATGEMAASVIPEPAAAEVDNARSPILAGLVGSVLMVFGSLGVGWLAPVSELRRVPIFIWMRTEAIGVALAIVLVAVGGMLLVRSWLRLGQRVRVWGPAARKATLQAIAAWGLPLMFTVPLFSRDVYAYIGQGRLMVEGFNPYENGISALSNYFQLGADKQWTEAPVPYGQLFLWIEQFVVWSTNVQPEASVMLFRLVALFGVVLCVIYVPKLAELHGVNPHRALWLTAANPLFLTNFIASVHNDALMIGLALAGLYYAATRRVVLGIVLVTLSIAVKPITIVFLPFIGLIWAGKNAGWPRKFLFWGLTGGLSLAILYGLSLVNGFGFGWINGLSAPGSLFIWYAPVGLVGLMVASVSNAFGLDGWTLADWVFDAGKLLAVGIVAFQIFRGEHERLIRRLTLGFAAIVVLAPMIQAWYVVWLIPLFAVTGIRNDWQVKALYFIVSFFMIYAISDQLEVFPYLQTEDLGLALVLARFAAAITGLLFAMYLIFMDPDTKRLFRKPAEPVTERPVI
- a CDS encoding DNA alkylation repair protein translates to MPPNDESLDTDAPVTETPNRELLDAVRAALRERTDPVRATGAQAYMKSTLPSLGVRVPEVRRLALAAASVHPVTSAGQLRATVLELWRGSTVREERYAAIDLTSLRLVARDQLMLPVYEEIIRTGAWWDFVDGVSHRIGGLLQAHRPMMTELLLAWSTDQDFWIRRSAITSQLKAKASTDQDLLRAVIEPNLADPEFFIRKAIGWALREYAKTDPEWVHDFVVEKGTRLSPLSRKEALRHLEQGTTAGITGAG
- the map gene encoding type I methionyl aminopeptidase; translation: MSMIKTPEQIALMREAGRVVANTLAAVREAAGVGVTLRDLDALAAETIATAGATPAFLDYHPRWAAVPFPGVICTSVNDAVVHGIPDDYKLQDGDLLSVDCGAFLEGWCGDAAVSFIVGTPDPVDQALIDATDAALSRGIEAARIGNKMGDLAYAIGGAARRAGYGLLADHGGHGIGRTMHAEPPVPNDGRPGRGIKLTDGLVMAIEPMLILGRKDDYYQDDDGWTLRSANGRRAAHSEHTVAITADGPLILTLP
- a CDS encoding GNAT family N-acetyltransferase, whose translation is MTDGPATGLTTAAAEWNGVERLFGRPGEPSRCWCRFFALTGPEYSALDPAARKAQLKEKFDGGSPAPGVLAFVDGQPVGWCAVEPRTCYPRVLRSRVLRQAEESAPPDSETAPPDAADSVWSVTCFVVAAGHRRSGVAAALLRAAVEHARLNGADVVEGYPVDREQRPKAGPADFYHGTLNLFLRAGFTVASSGVPGRAVVRLSLTGPKGA
- a CDS encoding LacI family DNA-binding transcriptional regulator, which encodes MAASTLTEVARLAGVSPATASRVLNGSARIPGKDIADRVRQAAESLGYIPNAQAQGLAKSSSGLIGLIVHDIADPYFAAIARGVQDAAREQHKMVLLATTEGAPDSEKEAVAAFAARRADSIVIAGSRTSRTEDREGNTELAAELDRYCRNGGHVGVIGHGIVGAAAADGYHVVSVPNEELAAQLAAELAASREEDFVIVGGPEGLFTSDDRIRGFQRGLASAGLPAADVIRTDFTRAGGFEAGLALAARITASQPGTETKRLCIFAVNDVMAIGAAAALLSQGLRIPRDAAVAGFDDIETLRDFRPALSTVHLPLEEIGRQAASSAAGPSADDAGSPPISGQVILRRSTEVAHPSSAESVA
- a CDS encoding Gfo/Idh/MocA family protein codes for the protein MGFETKTIRIAMNGITGRMGYRQHLLRSILPIRDAGGFTLEDGTKVQVEPILVGRNEAKIRELAELHKVAEWTTDLDSVINDPSVDIIFDASMTSLRAATLKKAMLAGKHIFTEKPTAESLEEAIELARIGKEAGVTAGVVHDKLYLPGLVKLRRLVDEGFFGRILSIRGEFGYWVFEGDVQAAQRPSWNYRKEDGGGMTTDMFCHWNYVLEGIIGKVKSVNAKTATHVPARWDEAGKEYRATADDASYGIFELETPAGEPVIGQINSSWAVRVYRDELVEFQIDGTHGSAVAGLNKCVAQQRAHTPKPVWNPDLPVTESFRSQWQEVPANAELDNGFKLQWEEFLRDVVAGREHRFGLLSAARGVQLAELGLQSNDERRTIDIPEITL
- a CDS encoding dihydrodipicolinate synthase family protein, with the translated sequence MTSLILPTHDGGTREYRLQGGVSWARPTAPLTSRRAYAAAHVIPEVLADNTPGAPASLDWDATLAYRHELWSYGLGVADAMDTAQRGMGLDWAATQQLIKRTGVEAASVVTAGGPATAGKTVRDLVSCGAGTDQLELATLPTGTAGLAAVLDAYREQIAVVSEAGPKIILMASRALARVANGPDDYLHVYSTLLQEVDQPVILHWLGTMFDPALAGYWGSDDVAAATETFLSLIREHADKVDGVKVSLLDAAHEVALRAALPEGVRLYTGDDFNYPELIDGDGSHHSDALLGIFAAIYPAASVALQNYDAGKAEEARAILDSTRELGKHIFSAPTFYYKTGIAFMSWLNGKQPGFQMVGGLHSGRSVCHLAKTFELADQAGLLKDPALAAFRMSDYLRINGVGV